From the Halococcus hamelinensis 100A6 genome, the window CCCCCTCGTACATGTACCAGCGAAGCAGGCTGACGTTGAGGAGATAGGTGTTCATCAGGTCGGTGATGAGTCCCATCACGAGGATCGTGCCGACCTCCGGCAGGAGCGGGATCCCGAGCACGAAGTCGGAGGCGACGACCGCCATCACCGCCATCGCGGCGATCGAGCTCAGTGTCATCGTCACCCCCGTGCGGCGCGCACGATACGTGCTCTCGTAGAAGTCACCCCGCCGCCGGAGGACGTGGTTGTTGAGCAGGATGTCCGAGTCGACGCTGTAGCCGATCAGCATCAGGAGTGCGGCGACGGTCCCGAGCGAGAGCTTGATCCCGAAGAGGTTCATCAGCGCGAGCGGGATCACGATGTCCGAGAACGCCGAGGCGATCACCGCGATCGAGGGGATGAAGGTCCGAAAGAGCGCGAACACGAGGAGCGCCATCCCGGCGAACGCCGCGATCAGCCCGATGACGCCCGTCTGCTGGGCTCCCGCACCGAAGTTCGCGGAGGTGGCCTGGACGGAGTCCACCTGGTAGCCAGCGGACTGGGCGGCGTTGGTGAGCGCACCGGTGTTCGTCGACTGGAAGGTGACGATGTAGGTGTTGCCGCCCGCGGTCGGCGTGACGGAGGTCGGCTGGGTCGGGAAGGCCTCCTC encodes:
- the secF gene encoding protein translocase subunit SecF, whose amino-acid sequence is MVAFDVPDLDYTRYTDRQLAAIPLAVLVLALCVLGGWFLATGAPVTPGIDFTGGTEVQVSTGASQTQIEEAFPTQPTSVTPTAGGNTYIVTFQSTNTGALTNAAQSAGYQVDSVQATSANFGAGAQQTGVIGLIAAFAGMALLVFALFRTFIPSIAVIASAFSDIVIPLALMNLFGIKLSLGTVAALLMLIGYSVDSDILLNNHVLRRRGDFYESTYRARRTGVTMTLSSIAAMAVMAVVASDFVLGIPLLPEVGTILVMGLITDLMNTYLLNVSLLRWYMYEGVAR